A stretch of the Aegilops tauschii subsp. strangulata cultivar AL8/78 chromosome 4, Aet v6.0, whole genome shotgun sequence genome encodes the following:
- the LOC109779751 gene encoding ethylene-responsive transcription factor RAP2-3-like gives MPPKKLPKSKMGFFCVRAKPSGHFDVEFSDAGLRFWLGTYTTPNKAACAYDVAVWHARRPKKDLNFLEIETGRAEFLVPEGIQMEEIPKKRPSIVLGPGDCYEAEMARFAREHPEYVQAKQEYFWKTGRRAEE, from the coding sequence ATGCCGCCGAAGAAGCTCCCAAAGAGCAAGATGGGGTTCTTCTGCGTGCGGGCAAAGCCATCCGGCCACTTTGACGTCGAGTTCTCCGACGCCGGCCTCCGCTTCTGGCTTGGCACCTACACCACCCCTAACAAGGCCGCGTGTGCCTATGACGTGGCAGTGTGGCATGCCAGGAGGCCGAAGAAGGATCTCAACTTCCTGGAGATCGAGACCGGGCGGGCGGAGTTCCTCGTGCCGGAGGGTATTCAGATGGAGGAGATACCGAAGAAGAGACCTTCCATTGTCCTTGGTCCCGGTGATTGCTATGAGGCGGAGATGGCGAGGTTCGCGCGGGAGCATCCAGAGTATGTTCAGGCCAAGCAGGAGTATTTCTGGAAAACGGGACGCCGAGCGGAAGAATAA